GAAAATGTAACTTTAACCAGTTTCAGTTTTGTTCTGTGGCTGTGGATGAACAACATCTGTAAAATCAAAATCCAGGTTGTAGCTAATGTCTGCCTTGGATTTCAGTCTGTTCACAGATTGCGGCTCCATCCGGCACGCTGGGCTCTTCATGCTCTCTTCATGCCGCGCGCCATGAGGCAGGCGAACACCGTCATCACCATCTTGGGTTTGACCTCCACCAGGTCCTCGGGCAGCGCGTAAACTCTGGCGCCAATCTTTCTCGCCATGGAGATGGCGTATCTGGAAACGTGACCGTGAGCAAACATGTCTTTGGTCAAAGACTTCAAACTTAAACTCTGAAATCATGACAGCAGACATTTTTAAACAGTGGTTCAGGTGCCCACGCTACAGATAAGGCTCCTGGACTGTGGTTCAGATCATCATTCATGTCTGACAAACTGTAAACCTGAGTTTTAAGTCCTTCTTATTATAGAACTTTCAACTAACTAATGTCAGACACAACGTGAAGCATGTGGTGGGACGGCAGAGCAGCACCTGGTGCTTCTCGATTCTTGTTTACGGTTTTGGGAGcttgaacatttttatttattttttttattactgcacTACTGTAACCGTACATACTTTGCGTTGTTGagtttttcctcctcagtcagGTCCTCTGTCTTTAGCAGGTCATATCTGATGGATCCGGGCTGAATGGCATCGATCAGGTCTAGAACTGGCATGCTGCTGCTAATGGAGCTGTCCTAAATGTACAAGAGAACAGGGGTTTAATTAACCTCAGACCAACCTCACTGCTTCTTTCACCGGAATTCCAGTACCTTGAAGCTGGAGATGGTGGGTTTTCCGGCCTGTGTGAGCAAGTTGTTGACCCAGGCCACGATGGTGTCGTCAGTCACTTTCTGCCCATCGCCCAATTCCTCAAGGATGTTCAGGGTGTATCTGAGAGGACAGATACAAATTCAGTGCATGGTTCAGTGTCACCTTAATACCTTAGCTGCTTTCTGCTGCAGGCTTAGTTCTATATCGCTGATTTTACTGCTAGCAAATAAAGTATTATTCAAGTCAGCAACTGGTGATGCAAAGACAAAGACCAGACATGTGAGATGCTGCATGTGCAGCTCTCGCCATCATCGTGTCGCCGTCCGGTGTCAGAGTTCAATGCATGAATACTAGAGCAGGAAACCCGAAGCAGCTTTGTCACCTCCGCATGAGCTGCCAGAGCAGAGCGAGGGTGAGGGTTCTGTTCCCTTCGTTCAGGTCCTGACCCGCAATGCCGACCAGAGAGAACTTGGCCTGCTTCTTTCCCAGCTCCACTGCATAGTTACAGTTCTCCAGctgaaacacaaatgaataaatgactttCGTTTAAATCCAGACTCAGTTTTCACATTTGAAGGTTGTACCTTCTTCATGTTGCTGCCCAGTTTCGGGTAGGGAGGCTTGTTGACTCGATCCCAGTCCACAGGTACTTTGATCTTCTCGTACAACTGAAAGATCACGATGGCGTCATCAAGGTCTCTGCAACGCAAGGTTTCAAATCAGGTCTGGCTTCTGTTGCTCTGGTAATGGGCCTTGTATTGTAAGGGCTTTATCTGGGAGCTAAGGCCAAAAGACATTGTGTCCTACCCGTAGAGGTGGTTGACACGAGGGTTGACCCCCAACGAGTTCATCCAGTTCCTGAAGGTGCGCTCCTCCCTGGTTTCACCTGAAGGAAGCATCAGTTCTTCAAGTGAATTCAGTTGCCACTGAACAGCACAAACATTGTCCACTGTCTTTAAAAGCCACCTTCGATAGAGCTCCAGTCGATGTCCTGGTTCTCTGGTTTCTTCAGAGCCGGATACTTGTTAAAGAGATTGGCTACAAAAGCCAAGTTGAGTTTGGGATTTCCCCGGACGACGTCTGCTGGCATGACGAACTGCCGGCAGCCGAGCCGCTCGGCCTGCTCCAGCATGCACTCGGCTCGCTTCAGGTCGTCCTTCTCCTGCAGAGAGCGAGGAGATGCGGGATGTAGGAACCTGCAACCAACCATGGAACGAACGCAGAGGCCTTTGGAGTCTCTTACCCTAATCCCAGACATGTCGATTGCAATCGGGGGGATTCCCTCCTCCTCGCCTTTGGGTGCAACCTGCTCCAGGAGGTTGTAGTAGGCCTTCGAGTCCTACGAAGCAGCAAGCGTCGTTTAGGGCAGAGCCAGGTTAGCGCCTACTACATGGTAGTTATGCTTCGGTCCTCAGCTGTAGAAAAAGGTGGCGCTACCTTGATGTCGGAGCTGAAGTTGTTGATCCTGCTACATCCAGCCTGCTCCAGGTGATAGTTGGCccaacgcagcagcagctcctcaggggAGAGTTTCATCAGGTCCTCTAGACTCTCGCCGTCGCGCAGCAGAGCGATCAGAGCTGCACACAGTGAAGCACTGATGGTGACCAGCAGCTGGACGTACAGACCCAGTACTGAACCCATCTGAACGTGTGACTCGCTGCTCTTTTAAACTGACAAACCTTCGTTCCTGCTGAGCTCGATGTCGGCAAACAGTCCAATCTTGATGACCTGCCACAGCAAACCCAGGACCAAGTGCTGCCGGCCCTCCTTCAGGTCCTCGGCGCCGATGTTCACAACGTGGCAGCCGATGGCCGAGGCCGAGTTCAAAGACAGGTTCAGGTTCTCCTGTTAAGACCAGTGGCACAATACAGGGTGTAAAGACAatggaagctgcaggaagctgggTCGACTGAAGCAGAAGCCACGGTCCCACCTGGATGGTGAAGGGTGTGAGCTTCTTCTTGTTGATGGTTCTCTCATCGATGGTGTCGGGCACAGACAGGTTGATCATCTTGCTAATGGCACAAACATCAGGATGCTCAGAACATGTTGGCGACACACGTTCTGCTGCTCTTACATCCACACTCACCACAGAATGATTCCATCTCCCATAGCGGAGAACAGGGCGTCCGTGTCGGGATCCATGGGCAGCAGGTGTTTACAGTCTGCGTCCTTCTCCAGAGCCTTGTTGATCCAGTTGACGAAggccaccttctcctcctctggacaCACAAGACAGGGTTTTagtcaacaacaaaacacacaatatgaTGTTCAGAGAGTATTTTCCAAAAGCTGCACACTGGTTTGTTGAACATTTACTACGTGTGGACTGATGTGATCTCAACACGTCGTCTCACCTGCGTACGAGTGCTGGGTCCCCGACTGCTCCGAGGTTCCTGCCACGCTACAGATTCCCTCCTTCTTGTTGATGGCCTTTCTGAAAGTCTTGGCAACCTCTGTGCTCTTCAGGCTGTGAGCGATCTGAAGGTCAAGCAGCGACAAAGAATAAGGTCTGACCGGCCCGTTGGCTGGAGCAACGTGACCTTTGAACTGACCTGAGTAAACTCGTCGAAGGTGAGCTGGTCGCTGCTCCTGGTGAACTCCTGGACCATCTCTCGGATCTTGTACCCGGGCAGAGCCAGGTTTGCGGCTCGGAAGAGCTCGTTGAGTTCCTCTTTGCTGATGAATCCATTGTTGTCCACATCTGTAAAAGACCAGAGACACAATAATCGTCTCCGGGTTTTATACACGACGCTGAAGCTGGTTCACTTTGACCATGTTCTACACCTTCAAACCACCAGTCAGTAACTGTTGGTTTCTTACCAATCTTGTTAAAAGCTTCTCTaagctcctccagttcctccgtGGAGATGGAAGCAGTGGCAGCCATGACCTGAAACtgacaaaaagaaacacaacgcCTTAAAGGTTTTTTAAGATTCAGGACACCATCTTAAAGTGCTGCTTTGTTCGTTactgaactggactggactgaacgTCTGGTACCAGACAACAGCTTTGTCTGCACCAGGCCTTCAAACTGTGGCTGCCTGGTGGTGAGAACATAAAGCCCTGTCAACAGTCGACAGTATGATGGATGAGTGAGGACTCAGACATCGTCTTATCACCAATGTGATTCTCAGTTGTACAGATTAATAAAGTGCAACAATGAATAAAGTGACCAGTTATGCAGGTCACTAATTACCACTACGACACAGCAGACGTATCCACACAGCCTCCTGGTTCCAAAACACAACTAAACTGCAGACGAGCGACATCAGGCTCATCAGAATAACGGATTTGTGATTATGCAGAGATTCCACATTTCAGGGAAATGAACGCCAACatgccacaaacacatgaactGTACCAGATGTAATGTCATAGTTCCAGGCTCTCCTCCGTAAAGCTGTGTGTAACGCTGCAGTGTTTGGATCCTCTGCCAGAGCCGAGCTGAGTCGAAGCAGAGCTTCTGCTTTCATCCTATCCTTTTAAGCAGCTTCTACTTCAGACCCGCCCGCTTGTTAGTTGCGAGGTGTGAACAGGAAGGTGATGTAGCAGAGAAGGAAGTGGACCAATAAACTGGATCTACTGGCTTCAGACTTGATGTCCGCATTAATTGAAACTATAGAACCTGTCTGTCCAGTGTGCTGGTTCCCCAGTGACTCGCACCCGAcccccatcagcagcagcagcagcagcagcagcagctgaaaatgGTCACATCTGTTCCGTTAGATTTCACTTACATAAACAGATTTAGTTCAGAGTGTGAAGGTTGATTCAAATAAAGAACTGAGCTATCTGCTAATATAATATCCAGTCCTAGTCCTAGCCGTGTGTTTAGAGTATAGATCCAGTTTCAGCTGGATCATCGTTTCCTAAACCTTCTTTCAAGACGCACGCGTCTTTGCAGCTCACAACCAAGATGTGGCTCAAGTGTGAAATAGCTTCAGCAGCTCGGCTCCAACAGAAGCAGAAGCGAAACCGTCAGCGACCTTCAGCTCACTTCTGGTTTAGTCCAAACGACTCAGTGACTCAGACACTTCACCACTGGGTAAATGTTGCTGCCTGGCGTGGGCCGGTCAAACACAGCCCCTCAGTCAAAGTCTGGCCTCGTTAAACCATAGGGTTGAACGTGTTGTTGGCTTGTGTGACcatcagaaccacagacactgGGAACGGAGAAGTTCTGACCCGAACTTCACTAGTCATTCTTCAATCTGGCACAATTAGCTTCTTTTGTATTGTTCATCTGGAATCGTAAAATTCGACTTTCTCGTCGTACCCAAAGGTGTGACCACAGTCATGTCCTGGTGCGTTACTTGCTGCTCAGCGTTCACCTTTCGGCCATCGTCTCGGAGCCTGAGGCCCTGTGTGCTCACACCCGTCCTGGCCTCGCGCTTCTCTCGCTCGCCTTAGAGGGATTTTTTGCAGTTGAAGTAAAGCTAACCACAAACTTCCTTTTCAGCTCGCTGCAGTGGTTtagcttcttcttcctcctcccttgcAGGCCTCACTCAGGTTTAAACTGCCCGTTTCAACATGCAGCAGTGAAGGATGTGAGCGAGGCAGGTTTCTGGACAAATCTACCAACGGTGAAGACCAAGCGATCTAACTTGATGTACTATCGCTTGTGCTGTAACATATGCAACCACACAATTACGGACTGTTTCCAACCCTTTCTCAGTTTGTTGTCAACTAAACAAGAATGAATCAAATCAGTCTCTGCAGTGTTTCTTCCCACAGTGATGCCTTCGCAGACACCTGCTGTGTTCTCAGCACAACTGGACTCGTGGCTCTTTACCTGAGGTGAGGTGAAGTCTGGGCCTGGAGGAGTATCGTCGTCTCtatgctgctgctcacagctcgACGGGCGTCACACTGAGCGCAGGGCCACAACGCAACGCACATATTCAAATCTAGGAAGAAGGAAGTGACACACACTTCAGAAATAGGAATGAAAGTTTTGTCTTTATAAGGCAATGAGAGCTGGCGGCAAGTCAAGGTGAAGCCACATGATGGGCAGATGGAAacgtcacccacacacagacacgtctcATGTTTTACGTAGAGGTAGAAGGATGACAATTGGGCTCTGAACCGCACACTTTATGCGCTCATGTTTCACAGGTTCTAGACGTCATCTATCGTTGTTCAGCACAGTGCTGATGAAAACCAATAGCTTCACAGCATTAGATGCTACAAGTCAAAGGAGAAACACACTGGACTCGACCAAAGTACACCTGGGGTCTCCTGGTACTGACCTTCAGCAGGATGAAGTGCTGGGGTTGAGACTCTGGAGACAGACGTTCTGGTACAGCTGTGAACCAGACACGCGTACGGATCCAAAGCAAAGGACGTCGACGCAAAGGGAGTGAACAGTGGTGGCCCTAAACTGGAGCAGCTGTGATGTTACACAGCATCAGTAAATGTTTAGGGTTCAGTGTAAAAGCAGATTTTTACATAGAAAAGACACGCAGCAGTGAGAAGGTACCAGCACATGCAACTGAGTGAGTGGGAGTTTACCATCACTTTGTCGTCCTGTCAGACAGCTGCGCTTGTGTCTTCTGTTCAGCATCACTTCAAACAGGGACAAATGGGAGTGAACAGGAGGAGACGGCCTCCACAGGCACCGCTGAGGAGCAGGGTTTCACATCAGGGGTGTTCATCCCTCCAAGCAGAGCCATGGGGCCATCGCACCTATTGGACCCGGTCCGGACTGCTTCGCATGTGACCCTGAGGACCTGAGGACCTGGAACCAGGCAGCTTCACTCTGACCACGTGAACTTACACAGTCcaaatgaaactgaaaagtgAATAACCTCCACAGTGAGACGTTCATCTGAGTAATCCGACTGATTTTTGActacaacctgagtccagctcACAGGCAACAGCTCTTCTGCTGATGGTTCCCAGTGAGCAGCAGCCACGGAACCAGTGTGTCCACTCTGCAACCTCTCTATCCTCCACCGCGTCTCAGATGATGGTTTCTCTTTCATTGTGGCTCCGTTCTGTGCACTGCCCTTTTATACTGTACTTATGTTCTTGGTTTTTATGTATCTTATCCAGTCagatattaatatataaaaaaataaataaaacttgaGTGTACTTTGACAGATACATGCCCAGAGTTGCATTTGTGGTTTTAAGATAAATATTGTAATATCTGGAGTTTCCTGTTGTCTTATCTTGACACTTTGAAGCACATTTAACTCGTGTACTTTTACTTCGTTAACTCTGGATTTCTGATATTGTTGAGCGCAGCAACTCCTGCGAGGTCTTTGTGAAAAGAATAAACGTATTGGTAAAGTCTTTGGTCACGAACTTGGCCGCTTATTTATGTAAAAGAAGAATCCTGCTCCGTCGACGCACAAGCAAGTCATATAAACAGCACCTACACAATACAGGTGCATTTCAAGAGAACCTACCGCAATGTCTCTACTAAACGCACAGAACATttaccgcaaacacacaaaggagcAAGAGCGCACCAATATACCTTAACTTTACTaatacaaaaagaaaagctcGCGTGACGTAAACATAAACAATAATCCAGCCAATCACGGCACGGCCTGGGGGTCACCTGACCTCGACTTCCGTCAATGACGCAGTTGTCAAAATGGCAGGACACGAGCGCCAGCAGCACTTGTCTCCGTGTTTGTGTGATCTGATGAGGTAACGGCTCCTCACAGCgcgtcctctctccctctggtcCCGCGTCGCTAGCTTTAGCCTGACTAGCTAACGCTGTCTCCCGTCCCCAGGCTGCTGTGGTCCCTGGTCGCGCCCTGCGCCTacctcagcctcctgctgaccctgctcctcctgctgctcctgctggggCTCCGCGTGTGGCTGCAGGGCCGCCGTAGGGCCCGCCGAGCTCAGGACGGAGGTCCGGCCGTGGCTTTCTTCCACCCGTACTGCAACGCCGGAGGAGGCGGAGAGCGGGTCCTGTGGTGCTCCCTGCGGGCTCTCATGCACCGGTACCCGACTTAGTCTGCGGAACCGGAAGCTACTCCAGTAGTAGCGCTTCATCCTGAAACTCACGGTGATCCTTGAGGCTCTGATGTGTAAAGCGTTGCTGATCTGACCTGTGTTATTGTTTCCTCCTCACCTAGACGTCCAGACGTGTCCTTTGTGGTTTACACGGGGGATCAGGGAGTGAGCGCTGAGGAGATCCTGGAAGGAGCCCGGCAGCGATTCAACATCACCCTGCCTCGACCGGTCGCCTTCATCTTCCTGCGACGTCGTGTTCTTGTGGAGGCCTCCTCCTACCCTCACTTCACCCTGCTGGGCCAGAGCGCCGGCTCCATGTTCCTCGGTAACGGATGCCAGAGacggaggaagctgcagaaaggCTGCACTGACTGATGCGACtacctctgtctgtgtcttagGCTGGGAGGCCCTGACGGCCTTCGTTCCTGACCTGTACGTGGACTCCATGGGCTACGCCTTCACTCTGCCCATCTTCCGCTACCTGGGAGGATGCCAGGTGGCGAGCTATGTCCATTATCCCACCGTCAGCACTGACATGCTGTCGGTGGTCAGAGAGAGGAACCCCAGGTAACACGCATGGGTGAAGCACTGGCGTCAGGCTGGTTTTACACTAGTGTCCACGCTGAACAGGATACAGATGGTTCCTAGTATAACCTGGTACCTGGCAGGAACGTGTGTGGCTCTAAGGATGCTGATGAGGCTTCAGTATAATAGGAAGAAGctgtcctctgctctgtcctccaggTTCAACAACGCTAACTTCATCTCCAGAAACCCGGTGCTGAGTGCAGTGAAGGTGGTGTACTACTGCTGCTTCGCTCTGCTGTATGGCCTGGCCGGCTCTTGCAGCGATGTCATCATGGTGAACTCCACCTGGACGCTGGGACACATCCTGGCTTTGTGGCGCTCTCCAAGCCGCACCAGCATCGTCTACCCGCCCTGTGACGTCAGGGCGTTCCTGGACAtccctctggaggaggaggaggaagaggatgaaggcGAGGGCTGGGAGGAGCTAGGGCATGAGCTGGGGAGTGAAGAGGACAAAGGAGACAGGAAGTGTCACTCCATTGTGTCGGTGGGTCAGTTCAGACCTGAGAAGGACCACCCGCTCCAGATTCGGGCTTTCAGCACCCTGCTGCACAGGAAAGGAGAAGGGCCAGGGGGAAGGGAGTCCCTGCGGCTCGTGCTGATAGGTGGATGCCGGAAccgggaggatgaggagagggtgctgatgctgcagggGCTTTGTCAGGACCAGGGCGTGTCGGACTTAGTCGACTTCAAAATCAACGTCCCCtttgaggagctgaagagggagctggtgaACGCAACCATAGGCCTTCACACCATGTGGAACGAACACTTTGGCATCGGTGAGCACAACACGTGGATTATACACTGTCCAGTCACAGGATGTGAACACTGGACAAAAGGGTTAAACAAGATTATTAAGATTAAATATAATCCAAGTTCTaaacaatatatactgtacctgtaaTTCTTAAAGGAAATGTGTATATAAAAATCCTTTGCAGTGTCCAACTCATCCGTCTTCCCTCTGTTCCAGGTGTGGTCGAGTGTATGGCTGCAGGCACCATTGTTCTCGCCCACAAGTCCGGCGGTCCGAAGCTGGACATCGTGGTGCCGTATGACGGTGGGCAGACAGGTTTCCTGGCCGACAGCGAGGACGGCTACGCTGCTGCCATGGAAAACATTCTGGCACTGTCTCCATCAGCCAGACTGGAGATCCGGCGAAATGCACGGCGCTCAGTAGAGCGGTTCTCTGATCAAGAGTTTGAAGCGTGTTTCCTCGCAGCCATGGAGCCGCTGATGATTAAACTGGAGCGATGAgtctgcagcaggaaccaggAGTTATGTTAGAAGCTTTCCAGGGGCTTTGCTTTAAGAGAACATTGTCAGGACAGGTTCCTGGACAACATGCACGGCCTAAAGATGTCAACAACACAGGACATTTCCTGTCTTAGCACCACTAACGCAGATGAAGGCAGTTAATATGTCCTTCCATTGATGTGATCATAGTTTGTGTTGGTTCCTGAGTTTACGTGAAGGGCTGTGAATGTGTCGGGGTGAGTTAAATGATGCTTTCAGTTTTTGGCCAATTCTCATTCCTGTTTGTGATGTGGTCCAGGCAAGAGAGTATCATAATATGTAAATTAAGggggttttaatttaattaattttaatttaaacgtGCCAGTGTTATTGGGTGAACTAAAAATATTATCGGACACTTTCTGTCGTTGTCTGGTTGATACTGCAGATCCTGCTCCCAGAATCCTTGAGGGCCAAATGTGGAGCTCATAGCTCATTTATAACATGTTGAAAAACatgatttttatatttaaaaatgcctCTTAGAAACCGATGTGAAGGAAGAGTCAGATAGTTCAGCTCTGCCTCAGAATAAGACTTTATTGTTTGAGAGCCGACGGGTTGTGCGATGCTGTCTGCAAGTCGTTCGGACAGTCACGCTCTTCAGCCTCATGGGAATTGACCCCCGTGGATCCTGCATCACCTGTGCCTGAATCCTCCACCTGTGGAGCGTCTGCAGCACTCACCAAACCGtcacctgtgttttctgcttcaTCTGAGCTGCTGTCCTCCATCACAAATAAGTTTTTCATGGAGTCTGCCACCGCTTCTCTCAGCTCATCCTCTGACTCCGCGAAGTTCCTgatgagtaaaaaaaaatgtagctATACAGAATTAAAATGAGCATTTATGAGTCAGAGAGAGCACGATGCTGGTGTTGCTGCAGAAACCAGGATGTGGTTTTACATGTGCAGCTCATAACCAGGACGCTGCCGAGTCCTGATCAGAAAAGCCGAGTGGCCCAGGAGCCACATGACCACAAAGGTTGTGACTGAGAAGCTTTGTTATCTTTGGTTTGCTTCTCACCATCCATACACTATATACAGGAACTTCAATATGATCATAATATGTCATTGCTACTATCAGAAACTACAGTTAAGTGACATTGAACATACCACCAACGCGGAGGTCCGTAGTCCAACCAAACCACAGTCATCAAAAGGTAAAAGACACATTATCAACTTACGTGTCTTCATCTTCTGATCTGTGGTCTGTCTCCACATCAgagtcttcctcctctgcttcatcctCTGGCTCTGCAACAGAGAGTGAACGCGCGTCAGTGACTCAAACAAACGTTGGCTGCTTCTTTCTGCAGCTGGCAGAGACCACAGCGTTCGTCACTGACCCAAAGCTGCCGAGTCCAGAGTTGAAGTGAGTTGAGCCTGAGCTAGAGCGTTCAGCAGCGTGTCGGGGCGGCGGTGGAGCCACTTTCTGCGACCAGCCTCCTCGTCACCTGGGGGGAAACCACAACAGAATTGGGTCCAGTTTCATTTTAATGGGCGACTTGTTCAAAGCCATAAATACCCATCGGAACTTTCTGCTGCACCTGTTTcagcctccatcactgtgttgtATATGGAGT
This genomic interval from Betta splendens chromosome 21, fBetSpl5.4, whole genome shotgun sequence contains the following:
- the LOC114846718 gene encoding GDP-Man:Man(3)GlcNAc(2)-PP-Dol alpha-1,2-mannosyltransferase-like, whose protein sequence is MAGHERQQHLSPCLCDLMRLLWSLVAPCAYLSLLLTLLLLLLLLGLRVWLQGRRRARRAQDGGPAVAFFHPYCNAGGGGERVLWCSLRALMHRRPDVSFVVYTGDQGVSAEEILEGARQRFNITLPRPVAFIFLRRRVLVEASSYPHFTLLGQSAGSMFLGWEALTAFVPDLYVDSMGYAFTLPIFRYLGGCQVASYVHYPTVSTDMLSVVRERNPRFNNANFISRNPVLSAVKVVYYCCFALLYGLAGSCSDVIMVNSTWTLGHILALWRSPSRTSIVYPPCDVRAFLDIPLEEEEEEDEGEGWEELGHELGSEEDKGDRKCHSIVSVGQFRPEKDHPLQIRAFSTLLHRKGEGPGGRESLRLVLIGGCRNREDEERVLMLQGLCQDQGVSDLVDFKINVPFEELKRELVNATIGLHTMWNEHFGIGVVECMAAGTIVLAHKSGGPKLDIVVPYDGGQTGFLADSEDGYAAAMENILALSPSARLEIRRNARRSVERFSDQEFEACFLAAMEPLMIKLER
- the lcp1 gene encoding plastin-2 — its product is MAATASISTEELEELREAFNKIDVDNNGFISKEELNELFRAANLALPGYKIREMVQEFTRSSDQLTFDEFTQIAHSLKSTEVAKTFRKAINKKEGICSVAGTSEQSGTQHSYAEEEKVAFVNWINKALEKDADCKHLLPMDPDTDALFSAMGDGIILCKMINLSVPDTIDERTINKKKLTPFTIQENLNLSLNSASAIGCHVVNIGAEDLKEGRQHLVLGLLWQVIKIGLFADIELSRNEALIALLRDGESLEDLMKLSPEELLLRWANYHLEQAGCSRINNFSSDIKDSKAYYNLLEQVAPKGEEEGIPPIAIDMSGIREKDDLKRAECMLEQAERLGCRQFVMPADVVRGNPKLNLAFVANLFNKYPALKKPENQDIDWSSIEGETREERTFRNWMNSLGVNPRVNHLYGDLDDAIVIFQLYEKIKVPVDWDRVNKPPYPKLGSNMKKLENCNYAVELGKKQAKFSLVGIAGQDLNEGNRTLTLALLWQLMRRYTLNILEELGDGQKVTDDTIVAWVNNLLTQAGKPTISSFKDSSISSSMPVLDLIDAIQPGSIRYDLLKTEDLTEEEKLNNAKYAISMARKIGARVYALPEDLVEVKPKMVMTVFACLMARGMKRA